The Siniperca chuatsi isolate FFG_IHB_CAS linkage group LG12, ASM2008510v1, whole genome shotgun sequence genome has a segment encoding these proteins:
- the dip2a gene encoding disco-interacting protein 2 homolog A isoform X8, producing the protein MPMPSKRRSVLVQSSVEACTPPDTSSASEDEGSLRRQGRLATSTPYQGHPAVEHWFNRVIQGSSTSSSASSTSSHPGGRSVTTTNTTAHAALNANAAATALADLMAHTQLDNHSAPPDVTGLSERSSLHAERPQVASVRGVSRGYNHHTSVMETADGCEWRGEGSLSLMDGVPVNSRVSSKIQQLLNTLKRPKRPPLREFFVDDFEELLDVQQPDPNQPKPEGQQMSPLEGEPLGVANKWPPSLPAALQRWGTTQPKSPCLTGLDNAGKPVYTLTYGKLWTRSQKLAYTLLNKLSTRNEPLLMPGDRVALVFPNNDPVMFMVAFYGCLLAELVPVPIEVPLTRKDAGSQQIGFLLGSCGVTLALTTDACQKGLPKAQTGEVATFKGWPRLLWFVTDGKHVVKPPKDWHPPVREASNDIAYIEYKTSKEGSTMGITVSHSAMLAHCHALTQACGYTEAETITNVLDFKREAGLWHGVLTSVMNRMHVISIPYSLMKVNPLSWIQKVHTYKARVAVVKSRDMHWSLLAQRDQRDLSLSSLRMLIVADGANPWSISSCDAFLNVFQARGLRPEVICPCASSSEAMTVAIRRPPEMGVPPPGKAVLSMGGLSHSVIRVDTEEKLSVLTVQDVGQVMPGAVVCVVRVEGTPYLCQTDEVGEICVSSSSTGVAYYGLPGKTKNIFETIPLTSSGIPISDRPFTRTSLLGFVGPDSLVFVVGKMEGLMVVSGRRHNADDVVATALAVEPMKFVYRGRIAVFSVSVLHDERIVVVAEQRPDASEEDSFQWMSRVLQAIDSIHQVGVYCLALVPANTLPKAPLGGIHISETKQRFLEGALHPCNVLMCPHTCVTNLPKPRQKQPEVGPASMIVGNLVAGKRIAQACGRDVAQLEDNDQARKFLYIQDVLQWRAQATPDHPLFLVLNAKGTVASTASCLQLHKRAERVAAALMGRLNTGDHVALVYPPGIDLIATFYGCLYAGCVPVTVRPPHPQNLATTLPTVKMIVEVSKSVCILTTQAIMKLLKSKEAAAAVDIKSWPMVLDTDDLPRKKSPQMYKPPTPEMLAYLDFSVSTTGILAGVKMSHAATSALCRSIKLQCELYPSRQIAICLDPYCGLGFALWCLCSVYSGHQSILVPPLELESNASLWLAAVSQYKVRVTFCSYSVMEMCTKGLGSQTEALRLRNVNLSCVRTCMVVAEERPRIALTQSFSKIFKDLGLSPRAVSTTFGCRVNVAICLQGTSGPDPTTVYVDMRALRHDRVRLVERGSPHSLPLMESGKILPGVKVIIANTETKGPLGDSHLGEVWVSSPHNATGYYTVYGEEALHADHFNTKLSFGDTQTVWARTGYLGFLRRTELTDASGERHDALYVVGSLDETLELRGMRYHPIDIETSVIRSHKSIAECAVFTWTNLLVVVVELEGSEQEALDLVALVTNVVLEEHYLIVGVVVVVDPGVIPINSRGEKQRMHLRDGFLADQLDPIYVAYNM; encoded by the exons atgcCAATGCCCTCCAAGAGACGATCTGTGCTAGTTCAGTCTTCTGTTGAGGCATGCACCCCGCCAG acacctcCTCAGCGTCAGAAGACGAGGGCTCGCTGCGCCGGCAGGGACGTCTGGCCACCTCCACACCCTACCAGGGCCACCCAGCCGTTGAGCACTGGTTTAACCGTGTCATCCAGGGTTCGtccacctcatcctccgcaTCATCCACCTCATCCCACCCGGGAGGGAGATCCgtcaccaccaccaacaccacagCCCACGCAGCCCTCAACGCCAACGCCGCAGCTACCGCACTGGCCGACCTTATGGCACACACCCAGCTAG ATAACCACTCAGCACCCCCTGATGTGACGGGGCTGTCGGAGCGCTCCTCGCTTCATGCGGAGCGGCCCCAGGTGGCCTCAGTGCGAGGTGTTTCCCGCGGCTACAACCACCACACCAGTGTCATGGAGACTGCAGATG GCTGTGAATGGAGAGGTGAAGGATCCCTCAGTTTAATGGATG GTGTTCCAGTCAACAGTCGCGTCTCCTCCAAAATCCAGCAGCTTCTCAATACTCTGAAGAGACCAAAGCGACCGCCATTGCGAGAGTTCTTTGTCGACGACTTTGAGGAGCTTTTGGATG TCCAGCAGCCAGATCCCAACCAGCCAAAGCCTGAAGGCCAGCAGATGAGTCCCCTAGAAGGAGAGCCTCTTGGGGTGGCCAACAAGTGGCCTCCATCCTTGCCAGCAGCCCTACAACGGTGGGGCACCACTCAGCCTAAGAGTCCCTGTCTGACTGGCCTCGACAATGCTGGCAAGCCTGTTTACACACTCACTTATG GTAAACTATGGACCCGCAGTCAGAAACTGGCCTATACTCTTCTTAACAAGCTGAGCACTAGAAATGAGCCTTTGCTCATGCCTGGAGACCGA GTTGCACTTGTTTTCCCCAACAACGACCCAGTGATGTTCATGGTGGCCTTTTACGGCTGTCTCCTGGCAGAGCTGGTACCTGTGCCTATTGAAGTCCCGCTGACCAGAAAG GATGCAGGAAGTCAACAGATTGGCTTTCTGTTGGGCAGCTGTGGTGTCACGTTGGCGCTGACCACTGATGCTTGTCAGAAAGGCTTGCCCAAAGCACAAACGGGGGAGGTAGCCACTTTCAAAG GCTGGCCGCGGTTGCTGTGGTTTGTGACAGATGGAAAACATGTTGTAAAGCCTCCGAAAGATTGGCATCCTCCTGTACGGGAAGCCAGTAATGACATAGCTTACATAGAG TATAAAACCAGCAAGGAAGGAAGCACCATGGGAATCACAGTGTCCCATTCAgccatgctggctcactgtcacgcCCTCACACAGGCCTGCGGCTACACTGAAG CTGAGACCATAACCAACGTCCTGGACTTCAAGAGAGAAGCAGGATTATGGCATGGTGTTCTTACT AGTGTCATGAATCGGATGCATGTGATCAGCATTCCTTACTCCCTGATGAAAGTCAACCCCCTCTCCTGGATACAGAAGGTTCACACATACAAAG CGCGGGTTGCAGTGGTTAAGTCGAGGGACATGCATTGGTCTCTGCTGGCCCAGAGAGACCAGCGAGACCTCAGCCTGAGCTCACTGCGCATGCTCATTGTAGCTGATGGAGCTAACCCAT GGTCGATATCCTCTTGCGACGCCTTCCTCAACGTGTTTCAGGCACGTGGGCTGCGACCTGAGGTGATCTGTCCATGTGCAAGCTCTTCAGAAGCCATGACTGTCGCCATCCGCAG ACCTCCAGAAATGGGTGTTCCTCCTCCTGGGAAGGCGGTGCTGTCTATGGGTGGGCTGAGCCACAGCGTGATCCGTgtggacacagaggagaaaCTCTCTGTCCTTACAGTGCAGGATGTGGGACAGGTCATGCCTGGAG CTGTGGTTTGTGTGGTGCGGGTGGAGGGGACACCCTATCTCTGTCAGACAGACGAGGTTGGAGAGATCTGCGTGAGCTCAAGTAGCACGGGTGTAGCTTATTATGGCCTCCCGGGGAAGACCAAGAACATCTTTGAG ACCATCCCACTAACATCATCTGGGATTCCCATCAGTGACAGACCCTTTACCAGGACCTCACTGCTGGGCTTTGTGGGACCG GACAGCCTTGTGTTTGTTGTGGGGAAGATGGAAGGACTGATGGTGGTCAGTGGGCGGAGACACAATGCTGATGACGTGGTTGCCACAGCACTGGCAGTGGAGCCCATGAAGTTTGTGTACAGGGGGAG GatagcagtgttttctgtgtccGTGCTGCACGACGAGAGGATCGTTGTTGTGGCAGAGCAGAGGCCAGACGCCTCTGAGGAAGACAGCTTCCAGTGGATGAGCCGTGTCCTTCAG GCCATAGACAGCATCCATCAGGTCGGGGTGTACTGCCTGGCCCTGGTGCCTGCCAATACTCTTCCTAAGGCTCCCCTGGGCGGCATCCATATATCTGAGACCAAACAGCGCTTCCTGGAGGGCGCCTTGCACCCCTGCAACGTCCTCATGTGCCCTCACACATGTGTCACCAACCTGCCCAAGCCGAGACAAAAACAGCCAG AGGTCGGTCCTGCTTCTATGATAGTGGGTAACCTGGTGGCAGGCAAGAGGATAGCACAGGCCTGCGGGAGAGACGTGGCCCAGCTAGAGGACAATGACCAGGCACGTAAG TTTCTGTACATACAAGACGTGCTGCAATGGAGAGCTCAGGCCACTCCAGACCATCCTCTGTTCCTTGTTCTCAATGCTAAG GGCACGGTGGCTAGTACAGCTTCCTGTCTGCAGCTGCACAAGCGGGCAGAGCGGGTGGCTGCTGCACTGATGGGACGCCTCAACACTGGAGACCATGTAGCACTCGTCTACCCGCCAG GAATCGACCTGATTGCCACCTTCTATGGCTGCCTGTACGCTGGCTGTGTGCCAGTCACTGTCAGACCCCCGCACCCCCAGAACCTGGCGACCACCCTGCCCACCGTCAAGATGATTGTTGAG GTCAGTAAGTCGGTGTGTATCCTGACCACTCAAGCAATAATGAAGCTGCTGAAATCCAaagaggctgctgcagctgtggACATCAAGAGCTGGCCCATGGTGCTGGACACAG ATGACCTCCCCAGGAAGAAGAGCCCCCAGATGTACAAGCCCCCGACCCCAGAGATGTTAGCTTACCTGGACTTCAGTGTGTCCACAACAGGCATCTTAGCGGGGGTCAAA ATGTCTCATGCTGCCACCAGTGCCTTGTGTCGCTCCATCAAACTGCAGTGTGAGCTCTACCCATCCCGGCAGATCGCCATCTGTCTGGACCCCTACTGCGGCCTGGGCTTCGCTCTCTGGTGTCTGTGCAG CGTGTACTCGGGCCACCAGTCGATCCTGGTTCCCCCTCTGGAGCTAGAGAGCAATGCGTCTCTGTGGCTTGCGGCAGTCAGCCAGTACAAAGTGCGCGTCACCTTCTGCTCGTATTCAGTCATGGAGATGTGCACCAAGGGCCTGGGTTCACAGACAGAAGCACTGCGG TTGCGAAATGTGAACCTGTCTTGTGTGCGTACGTGCATGGTCGTAGCAGAGGAGAGGCCCCGCATAGCACTTACTCAGTCCTTCTCAAAGATCTTCAAGGACTTGGGGCTTTCACCACGCGCCGTCAGCACCACCTTCGGCTGCAGGGTGAATGTGGCGATCTGTTTGCAG GGCACATCTGGACCAGACCCCACTACTGTTTATGTGGACATGAGAGCTCTACGACATGATAG GGTTCGCCTGGTAGAGAGAGGGTCACCACACAGCTTGCCACTGATGGAGTCTGGGAAG ATCCTTCCAGGAGTGAAGGTGATCATTGCCAACACAGAGACTAAAGGACCCCTGGGAGACTCCCACCTAGGAGAG GTCTGGGTGAGCAGTCCTCACAATGCTACAGGCTACTACACAGTGTATGGTGAGGAGGCGCTGCATGCGGACCACTTCAACACAAAGCTCAGCTTCGGCGACACCCAGACTGTGTGGGCAAGGACGGGCTACCTGGGCTTCCTGCGGCGCACTGAGCTGACTGATGCCAGTGGAG AGCGCCATGACGCCCTCTATGTGGTGGGCTCTCTTGATGAGACTCTGGAGCTGAGAGGAATGAGGTATCACCCAATTGACATCGAGACCTCTGTTATCCGTTCTCACAAGAGCATAGCTGAATG TGCGGTGTTCACTTGGACAAACCTCCTCGTGGTGGTTGTGGAGCTGGAGGGATCAGAGCAGGAGGCCCTGGACCTGGTGGCCCTGGTCACCAACGTTGTCCTGGAGGAGCACTACCTCATCGtaggggtggtggtggtggtcgaCCCCGGCGTCATCCCCATTAACTCCAGAGGGGAGAAGCAACGCATGCATCTCAGAGACGGATTCCTGGCAGACCAGCTGGACCCCATATACGTGGCTTATAACATGTGA
- the dip2a gene encoding disco-interacting protein 2 homolog A isoform X7 encodes MAERTSTGLLTMMLEPTPAVAMTLPAEVREKLAELELELSEGDITQKGYEKKRGKLLAPYIPQIQGVDPSLQIDNRIQASSQAVLPGSKHNKSRAANTRDERFRSDLHTEAVQAALAKYKERKMPMPSKRRSVLVQSSVEACTPPDTSSASEDEGSLRRQGRLATSTPYQGHPAVEHWFNRVIQGSSTSSSASSTSSHPGGRSVTTTNTTAHAALNANAAATALADLMAHTQLGVPVNSRVSSKIQQLLNTLKRPKRPPLREFFVDDFEELLDVQQPDPNQPKPEGQQMSPLEGEPLGVANKWPPSLPAALQRWGTTQPKSPCLTGLDNAGKPVYTLTYGKLWTRSQKLAYTLLNKLSTRNEPLLMPGDRVALVFPNNDPVMFMVAFYGCLLAELVPVPIEVPLTRKDAGSQQIGFLLGSCGVTLALTTDACQKGLPKAQTGEVATFKGWPRLLWFVTDGKHVVKPPKDWHPPVREASNDIAYIEYKTSKEGSTMGITVSHSAMLAHCHALTQACGYTEAETITNVLDFKREAGLWHGVLTSVMNRMHVISIPYSLMKVNPLSWIQKVHTYKARVAVVKSRDMHWSLLAQRDQRDLSLSSLRMLIVADGANPWSISSCDAFLNVFQARGLRPEVICPCASSSEAMTVAIRRPPEMGVPPPGKAVLSMGGLSHSVIRVDTEEKLSVLTVQDVGQVMPGAVVCVVRVEGTPYLCQTDEVGEICVSSSSTGVAYYGLPGKTKNIFETIPLTSSGIPISDRPFTRTSLLGFVGPDSLVFVVGKMEGLMVVSGRRHNADDVVATALAVEPMKFVYRGRIAVFSVSVLHDERIVVVAEQRPDASEEDSFQWMSRVLQAIDSIHQVGVYCLALVPANTLPKAPLGGIHISETKQRFLEGALHPCNVLMCPHTCVTNLPKPRQKQPEVGPASMIVGNLVAGKRIAQACGRDVAQLEDNDQARKFLYIQDVLQWRAQATPDHPLFLVLNAKGTVASTASCLQLHKRAERVAAALMGRLNTGDHVALVYPPGIDLIATFYGCLYAGCVPVTVRPPHPQNLATTLPTVKMIVEVSKSVCILTTQAIMKLLKSKEAAAAVDIKSWPMVLDTDDLPRKKSPQMYKPPTPEMLAYLDFSVSTTGILAGVKMSHAATSALCRSIKLQCELYPSRQIAICLDPYCGLGFALWCLCSVYSGHQSILVPPLELESNASLWLAAVSQYKVRVTFCSYSVMEMCTKGLGSQTEALRLRNVNLSCVRTCMVVAEERPRIALTQSFSKIFKDLGLSPRAVSTTFGCRVNVAICLQGTSGPDPTTVYVDMRALRHDRVRLVERGSPHSLPLMESGKILPGVKVIIANTETKGPLGDSHLGEVWVSSPHNATGYYTVYGEEALHADHFNTKLSFGDTQTVWARTGYLGFLRRTELTDASGERHDALYVVGSLDETLELRGMRYHPIDIETSVIRSHKSIAECAVFTWTNLLVVVVELEGSEQEALDLVALVTNVVLEEHYLIVGVVVVVDPGVIPINSRGEKQRMHLRDGFLADQLDPIYVAYNM; translated from the exons GTGTAGATCCTTCTCTGCAAATTGACAACAGGATCCAGGCCTCCTCCCAAGCTGTTCTCCCAGGTTCGAAACACAACAAGTCCCGGGCGGCCAACACCCGGGATGAACGCTTCAGATCTG ATTTGCACACAGAAGCCGTCCAAGCAGCTTTGGCAAAGtacaaagagaggaagatgcCAATGCCCTCCAAGAGACGATCTGTGCTAGTTCAGTCTTCTGTTGAGGCATGCACCCCGCCAG acacctcCTCAGCGTCAGAAGACGAGGGCTCGCTGCGCCGGCAGGGACGTCTGGCCACCTCCACACCCTACCAGGGCCACCCAGCCGTTGAGCACTGGTTTAACCGTGTCATCCAGGGTTCGtccacctcatcctccgcaTCATCCACCTCATCCCACCCGGGAGGGAGATCCgtcaccaccaccaacaccacagCCCACGCAGCCCTCAACGCCAACGCCGCAGCTACCGCACTGGCCGACCTTATGGCACACACCCAGCTAG GTGTTCCAGTCAACAGTCGCGTCTCCTCCAAAATCCAGCAGCTTCTCAATACTCTGAAGAGACCAAAGCGACCGCCATTGCGAGAGTTCTTTGTCGACGACTTTGAGGAGCTTTTGGATG TCCAGCAGCCAGATCCCAACCAGCCAAAGCCTGAAGGCCAGCAGATGAGTCCCCTAGAAGGAGAGCCTCTTGGGGTGGCCAACAAGTGGCCTCCATCCTTGCCAGCAGCCCTACAACGGTGGGGCACCACTCAGCCTAAGAGTCCCTGTCTGACTGGCCTCGACAATGCTGGCAAGCCTGTTTACACACTCACTTATG GTAAACTATGGACCCGCAGTCAGAAACTGGCCTATACTCTTCTTAACAAGCTGAGCACTAGAAATGAGCCTTTGCTCATGCCTGGAGACCGA GTTGCACTTGTTTTCCCCAACAACGACCCAGTGATGTTCATGGTGGCCTTTTACGGCTGTCTCCTGGCAGAGCTGGTACCTGTGCCTATTGAAGTCCCGCTGACCAGAAAG GATGCAGGAAGTCAACAGATTGGCTTTCTGTTGGGCAGCTGTGGTGTCACGTTGGCGCTGACCACTGATGCTTGTCAGAAAGGCTTGCCCAAAGCACAAACGGGGGAGGTAGCCACTTTCAAAG GCTGGCCGCGGTTGCTGTGGTTTGTGACAGATGGAAAACATGTTGTAAAGCCTCCGAAAGATTGGCATCCTCCTGTACGGGAAGCCAGTAATGACATAGCTTACATAGAG TATAAAACCAGCAAGGAAGGAAGCACCATGGGAATCACAGTGTCCCATTCAgccatgctggctcactgtcacgcCCTCACACAGGCCTGCGGCTACACTGAAG CTGAGACCATAACCAACGTCCTGGACTTCAAGAGAGAAGCAGGATTATGGCATGGTGTTCTTACT AGTGTCATGAATCGGATGCATGTGATCAGCATTCCTTACTCCCTGATGAAAGTCAACCCCCTCTCCTGGATACAGAAGGTTCACACATACAAAG CGCGGGTTGCAGTGGTTAAGTCGAGGGACATGCATTGGTCTCTGCTGGCCCAGAGAGACCAGCGAGACCTCAGCCTGAGCTCACTGCGCATGCTCATTGTAGCTGATGGAGCTAACCCAT GGTCGATATCCTCTTGCGACGCCTTCCTCAACGTGTTTCAGGCACGTGGGCTGCGACCTGAGGTGATCTGTCCATGTGCAAGCTCTTCAGAAGCCATGACTGTCGCCATCCGCAG ACCTCCAGAAATGGGTGTTCCTCCTCCTGGGAAGGCGGTGCTGTCTATGGGTGGGCTGAGCCACAGCGTGATCCGTgtggacacagaggagaaaCTCTCTGTCCTTACAGTGCAGGATGTGGGACAGGTCATGCCTGGAG CTGTGGTTTGTGTGGTGCGGGTGGAGGGGACACCCTATCTCTGTCAGACAGACGAGGTTGGAGAGATCTGCGTGAGCTCAAGTAGCACGGGTGTAGCTTATTATGGCCTCCCGGGGAAGACCAAGAACATCTTTGAG ACCATCCCACTAACATCATCTGGGATTCCCATCAGTGACAGACCCTTTACCAGGACCTCACTGCTGGGCTTTGTGGGACCG GACAGCCTTGTGTTTGTTGTGGGGAAGATGGAAGGACTGATGGTGGTCAGTGGGCGGAGACACAATGCTGATGACGTGGTTGCCACAGCACTGGCAGTGGAGCCCATGAAGTTTGTGTACAGGGGGAG GatagcagtgttttctgtgtccGTGCTGCACGACGAGAGGATCGTTGTTGTGGCAGAGCAGAGGCCAGACGCCTCTGAGGAAGACAGCTTCCAGTGGATGAGCCGTGTCCTTCAG GCCATAGACAGCATCCATCAGGTCGGGGTGTACTGCCTGGCCCTGGTGCCTGCCAATACTCTTCCTAAGGCTCCCCTGGGCGGCATCCATATATCTGAGACCAAACAGCGCTTCCTGGAGGGCGCCTTGCACCCCTGCAACGTCCTCATGTGCCCTCACACATGTGTCACCAACCTGCCCAAGCCGAGACAAAAACAGCCAG AGGTCGGTCCTGCTTCTATGATAGTGGGTAACCTGGTGGCAGGCAAGAGGATAGCACAGGCCTGCGGGAGAGACGTGGCCCAGCTAGAGGACAATGACCAGGCACGTAAG TTTCTGTACATACAAGACGTGCTGCAATGGAGAGCTCAGGCCACTCCAGACCATCCTCTGTTCCTTGTTCTCAATGCTAAG GGCACGGTGGCTAGTACAGCTTCCTGTCTGCAGCTGCACAAGCGGGCAGAGCGGGTGGCTGCTGCACTGATGGGACGCCTCAACACTGGAGACCATGTAGCACTCGTCTACCCGCCAG GAATCGACCTGATTGCCACCTTCTATGGCTGCCTGTACGCTGGCTGTGTGCCAGTCACTGTCAGACCCCCGCACCCCCAGAACCTGGCGACCACCCTGCCCACCGTCAAGATGATTGTTGAG GTCAGTAAGTCGGTGTGTATCCTGACCACTCAAGCAATAATGAAGCTGCTGAAATCCAaagaggctgctgcagctgtggACATCAAGAGCTGGCCCATGGTGCTGGACACAG ATGACCTCCCCAGGAAGAAGAGCCCCCAGATGTACAAGCCCCCGACCCCAGAGATGTTAGCTTACCTGGACTTCAGTGTGTCCACAACAGGCATCTTAGCGGGGGTCAAA ATGTCTCATGCTGCCACCAGTGCCTTGTGTCGCTCCATCAAACTGCAGTGTGAGCTCTACCCATCCCGGCAGATCGCCATCTGTCTGGACCCCTACTGCGGCCTGGGCTTCGCTCTCTGGTGTCTGTGCAG CGTGTACTCGGGCCACCAGTCGATCCTGGTTCCCCCTCTGGAGCTAGAGAGCAATGCGTCTCTGTGGCTTGCGGCAGTCAGCCAGTACAAAGTGCGCGTCACCTTCTGCTCGTATTCAGTCATGGAGATGTGCACCAAGGGCCTGGGTTCACAGACAGAAGCACTGCGG TTGCGAAATGTGAACCTGTCTTGTGTGCGTACGTGCATGGTCGTAGCAGAGGAGAGGCCCCGCATAGCACTTACTCAGTCCTTCTCAAAGATCTTCAAGGACTTGGGGCTTTCACCACGCGCCGTCAGCACCACCTTCGGCTGCAGGGTGAATGTGGCGATCTGTTTGCAG GGCACATCTGGACCAGACCCCACTACTGTTTATGTGGACATGAGAGCTCTACGACATGATAG GGTTCGCCTGGTAGAGAGAGGGTCACCACACAGCTTGCCACTGATGGAGTCTGGGAAG ATCCTTCCAGGAGTGAAGGTGATCATTGCCAACACAGAGACTAAAGGACCCCTGGGAGACTCCCACCTAGGAGAG GTCTGGGTGAGCAGTCCTCACAATGCTACAGGCTACTACACAGTGTATGGTGAGGAGGCGCTGCATGCGGACCACTTCAACACAAAGCTCAGCTTCGGCGACACCCAGACTGTGTGGGCAAGGACGGGCTACCTGGGCTTCCTGCGGCGCACTGAGCTGACTGATGCCAGTGGAG AGCGCCATGACGCCCTCTATGTGGTGGGCTCTCTTGATGAGACTCTGGAGCTGAGAGGAATGAGGTATCACCCAATTGACATCGAGACCTCTGTTATCCGTTCTCACAAGAGCATAGCTGAATG TGCGGTGTTCACTTGGACAAACCTCCTCGTGGTGGTTGTGGAGCTGGAGGGATCAGAGCAGGAGGCCCTGGACCTGGTGGCCCTGGTCACCAACGTTGTCCTGGAGGAGCACTACCTCATCGtaggggtggtggtggtggtcgaCCCCGGCGTCATCCCCATTAACTCCAGAGGGGAGAAGCAACGCATGCATCTCAGAGACGGATTCCTGGCAGACCAGCTGGACCCCATATACGTGGCTTATAACATGTGA